A window of Gambusia affinis linkage group LG03, SWU_Gaff_1.0, whole genome shotgun sequence genomic DNA:
TTTATAGTGTTTAGGACTTAATGTGGctggttttattaaaacagcatttatgtCTGTACAATTTTAGATAATGCAAGCCCTTACCATAActgagatttccaaaaggtTACTGTTTCCAAAACCAGCTTTTTCCAGAAGTTAAAAGctccaaataataaaacatggcaGCCTTACTGTACTCTGTTCAAACTTcctgaacaaatttattttaaagcttcacTGATGCTGAACATGACTCATTTTGAGCCTCTTCTTTGCAGTGACAAGGAAGAGGCATGTAATACACCACACTTTGTAATTCTTAGGTGTGGTGGGTTCACTGTTGGGAAAAAGATTGGAATCTTGAGCTTCCAAATGGCCAGTGACCAGCCAGAGCCAGTCGAGATGAAAGTGATCTAATATTGATTATCGATTGACTTCACAATGTGGTTCCTGCCGTGTCCTCAGTTTTTCAGGCTCGTGAACAAACCAgagtttattgttattattaaggATAACTAATTGTTAACATGGTGATTAGGTTTTACAATACAATGCCAATGCTACATTGTTGTCCATCTCTACAGCAGGCGAAGtactgaaaaggaaaacaaagaagtcTTTTAGAGTTTTCATTCAGAAGGAATTAAGAAAGGGAGGACAAGTTTtcaatgaaagagaaaaagtcagGATATAACCAGACATCTGACTGACtggaaaagaaagttaaaatataGTGAAACTAGCAATGAGTAAGAGGACCATCTATCATTAATAGTTtatcaaatgtaataaaaaaattgaattgtATTCAATTTTCACTAACCTCCCAGTTCTGTTCCcttgaaaatcctttaaagatgtttcccttttttaaagAGTGATTTAACGCAGAATTTCCATACATCTTTGGTCACAAATGGTTGGTCAAATATGTAAACTGTAATAATGAGTTTTTTTTCACTCCACTGCTTACAGAGTAACGTTTTCACCTTTCATGTGTCTTTAACCGGCATCCTGCTGTGCGTCCTAATGCCATCCCATAATATTTACTTTAGTTGGAGTTGATGGCTTTGATACCTTTGCTTTCCGAACCATGATGCATTGCTTTTAATTTGTTGCAGTGTGTTTGTAGATGCTGTAAGAGTGTCTTAAAGCCTGCTGTGTCGTATATCAAAAACACTTATTCTGTTTGTGGTATTGAGTGTTTTGGCAAATGTTTGTGGTGCCTAGAAAATTCTGTTTATAATGAAGGAGGAATGTACCAATCAAACTGCTTTAATATGTTAGAAGCCATTAGAAACAAGAGTGATAGATGAATGTTATAAAGAATTGTCtccattttttgatttttatttgttagtcTTTAGTTTACCTACCAAATGACTGTGCTTTTACCAGGCATTAGTCAAGCAACTTTTTCTTTAATAGTTTGAAGTATTTTCTAACATGGATGTGTCCCTCCATATACTCTGCctctttttttaagtctgctttatgtttttcagcTATGCCAAAGGAGACCTGGATATTTCTTACATCACCTCCAGAATAGCAGGTAGATCAAGTTTCctccttaaaatatttttttttttccaagttctTTTGTTCTTATGAAAGCGATTCTGTTGTTTAAGTAGATGTGATTAAGTTGAAGTGAACACACATCGTAGTGTCTCATGTTAAGAcgagtcaaatttattttggggGTTACTGatcagtttgtttgtgtgtgtagtGATGTCTTTTCCAGCGGAAGGGGTGGAGTCTGCGATAAAGAACAATATCGAAGACGTTCGTCTGTTTCTGGATTCACGTCATGCCGGCCACTACGCTGTGTACAACCTCTCTAGACGATCCTACAGGCCTTCACGGTTCCACAACAGGGTAAGAAGAGCGTGTTTGTGAATATGATCCTACATAATTGGTGCAGGGGAATGAGATGCAGCTGATTTCTTCAGCCACTTGAACTGCATCTAAAAACTTCGGTCTCTACATCGTCTCTCTTTGTCCCTTGTGTCCAGGTTTCAGAGTGTAACTGGCAGGTTCGCCGGGCTCCCAACCTCCGCAGTCTCTACAGCGTctgcaaaaacatgcatgtgtgGCTCAAACAAGACCAGAGGAACATCTGTATAGTGCACTGTCTGGTTAGTAAGCCAGTCCTCCACTCATGCTCAAAAATGTAGGAGATCATTTTATGTAGGTTAATAAATGAAactataatttataaaattatgtaCACACTGATTATTTGTGCATAGCTGCATCCTAAAAACTTGCTACTCATACAATTATTGGTAAattataaaagttatttaaaattgcTTTAGTTGTTACAGTTTGGGTACATATTTGTGCAAACCCAAAATACATTCTGGTGTTGAACGTCCTTCAACTTTGCACAAAACAGCTGAAGACTGATCAGTGAGCATTTCTGATTCAGTCAGTAATTATATGTATCTTCTTTACCTTTCGTCAACATCATCCCCAACTGTGTTTGAGACGAAACATGCCAAGTGTGTGATTGATCTGAATTACTTGTAAAACTGCTGTCAGCTGTTgttcttttaattgttttaatcgtttgtttgtttttctgtgtaggACGGCCGAGCAGCATCAGCAGTGGCAGTTTGctctttcctctgtttctgtcgCCTCTTCACTACAGCTGAGGCTGCTGTCTACATGTTCTCTATGAGACGCTGCCCGCCTGGAATATCTCCCTCACACAAAAGGTACGAAACCCAGTGTGCAGAAAATGTTGCGTTGGTTTCCTCTCTAATTGTGAAATCTCTCTAGATTGAGTTTTATATacggacattttttttttttcctctttcacaaAATGATGGAGTGCTCTTGAATGttcctttttggttttaggTACATTGAGTATATGTGCGACATGATGGCAGAGGAGCCCATAATCCCTCACAGCAAGCCTGTAGTTATTCACTCTATCGTCATGACACCGGTGCCGTTGTTCAACAAGCAGCGCAATGGGTGCAGGCCATTCTGCGAAGTTTACGTCGGAGACGAGAGAGTCCTCACCACTTCACAGGAGTACGACAGGATGAAGTATGATTGACCTGTAATGTTTTTCACTATTTAACCAATAGCATagcttttttattcagttattgtctctgtttttttttttccttcaaggGATTTTAAGATGGAAGATGGCAGAGCAGAGATTCCCCTCAATGTTACAGTTCAAGGAGATGTACTTGTGGTGATCTATCATGCTAGATCTACACTGGGTGGGCGTCTCCAGGCCAAGGTACAGGCATATACGACTGTTATCAGGATTTtgactttcattttattaatacttttatatctaattaaaaaaaaaaactgttctgcCCAAAAGACTGACTTTCTGATGTCAAAAATCTTTTCCAGATGGCatcaatgaaaatgtttcagatccaGTTTCACACAGGCTTTATCCCAAGAAATGCAACTACTGTCAAGTTTGCAAAGTATGTAAAACTGTCTGCCAATTAATATCAGTACAAACTGGAATATTGTTACTCAaatgaaaattactttttactaTTTGCAGGAGATCTAAACCTCAagggtgttattttttttttccataacattttcctccacatgttctttttctgtcagGTATGATTTGGACGCCTGTGACATCCAGGAGAAATACCCAGACTTGTTCCAGGTTAATCTTGATATTGAAGTGGAACCCAGAGACAGACCCAGCAACAAGTCCCCTCCATGGGACAGCTTCCAGACCAAAGGCCTCAACCCCAAAATACTCTTCTCGTCTCGTGATGAGCAGCAGGAAATCCTCAGCAAGTTTGGTAGGTTCTGGATTTGATTTACTTATCGTACCTTCTGTAGAGCcttgaaaaataataagataCCTTTGACAATAGTTTGTCCCTTACAACCTCAGACTTTGTGATGGAGCAACACAGAAGAGCATATGATTCAGAAATGggtggaaaataataatatgaaaatgttgAGTTGGATTTGTATTCAGTTCCCTGGcccaaaagaaaatgcagcataATGTAAGAGCCTTGCATGGTCTGGTGTGAATGTCGGTGTAAATACAACAGGAAACATTCCTACTTGTTTTGAGTTAATAAGCTGATTAGCttgatgtttaactttttttgcaaTGTTATATTATTGGATTTTGAGTTCTCATTTTTTATGAGCAATAATCAtcaaaaagtacaataaataaagCCTTGAAATAATTCTCAGTGTAGTGAATCTGAATTAATCAGACTTTTACcttctgaaatgtcaaaaaatattgatCTTTTCTATGATTATTCTTTTAGatgcaactgtttttttttttatctccttaGTGTGTTCAAATAGCGTCactttttgcttattttcatgCATATTATGACCTATTAGTATGTACTTAGCAggacaataaaatgtatttttttgtaggATTTTCAACCATTTTAGTTACAGTAAAAGTACAGATGAAACTCGCGTATAGTGTGAAGTGAAACTCAGAATTATCCACGCAAGCCTTCCATTAGAAACAGTTTCATTTCTATGAACTGGATGTGTGACCACCACAGGTAAGCCCGAGCTTCCCCGTCAGCCTGGTTCCTCTGCGTTTTATGAGTCGGAGTCGCCTCCACCGGCTGAGACCCCAGATGGCGCCAACGTCACCGATTCAGAAGCTTCTGTCAGCAACGACGCCAACTCTAGCAACTTCTTCCAGACACTAGATTGGGAAGGTAAATTTACTCTTTTATAATTTGCTGAAGttgaaatgttaatattttgaatcagtttttttctttttcaaagagGGAAACGCctctgatttttgtttcttgtcttAGCTATGAACCATTTCAAACACTGTATTACCAAGCTTTTTCCATGAATTAAAAGCACTTTCAtacttaaaacttttaaaatttgctcTCATTTCTTCCATGTGCACTCAGACATTCAGAGCCCTCATGATGCCACAGACAGCATAGGAGGAGAATCCATGAACGACCAGGAGGATCTGAGTGATCAGTCAGAGGGGGAGTCTTACTCTGCTCCCAGTGGGGAAGCTTTATCCCGTGACCTCAGTGAACAACTGTTCGATGCTGATTTCCAGGTGGATTACTTACTTTGCTAAAATAACACTTAAGGCCTCATTTTAATGTGATCTGACAGTGCTGTTAAAAATCCAACAATTTAATTTCCTCCTTCTCACCAGACCCCCCCTCCAGCACCCGAGAACTCTGCTCGAAGCGACACTGCTGACCTCCTGGGATTGAACTCTGACACCGAACTGCCTGCCTCATCTGCGGTTTCCTCTGGTGCTTCTAACCAGGGCGGACTGAAAGCTGCCTCCAGCAACAGTGATCTCCTCAATGACTTGTTTGCACCCCCTACTGGTCAGACAGGAGCAGTGCAGGAAGATCTGTTCTTTAGCGAGCCAACCAGTGGAGCCACACCTGACTCAAAACGTGAGGAGTGGGACTTTGTAATGCTGGACGCATTATTCCAAAACTTTCTCTTTAACTTTAATGTGATTTTCATCTGATCATGAATGTTTTGCAGCCATGGGCAACCTGTTTGATCCGTTCGGGATGGGGTCCGGATCTGGCGTTGGTTCCAGCGTGGGCTCTTCTCGCCAAGCCTCCGGGCCTGACCTGTTTGGAGACTTGTTGGGCTCTGACAGTTCAGCGACCAGCGGATTCAGTTCTGCTCACAGTACCACCACCCCTGCATCTAACAACAGCCTCTTCAACCTCAGTGAGTTCACAATAAACGGAGTCTTCATActgctttaactttttcacattttgtcacgttacaacctAAAACGTCAGCATTTTAGTGAGGTTTTCAGTGATGGGTGAAGAttaaagtagtgcataactaAGCCTTGAACAAGGGTGGATTAGAAATGTATTCTTATTTTGTGCTGCTATTGCAAACGCAATGTAAGTGATCATAAAAAAACTACTTATTACTTCATCATTAGGTAATATTATGACTGCATAGCACAACATTCATAGCACCACAAACTCAAATAGGCTTCTTCAGGACACCATTTAActgcacataaaaataattctattaATTATATTCCCTAATATACAGAAATTTGTTATGCTctaatcaaaccaaaaaaaaaaaagtagtacaAATAACATATCAGTTTTTTGAACATTAAAATTGATCAAGtcaacaaaatcaaagaaacttCCTGCTATATCTTGGTACGGTAGTAATTAGGGACACCTGGTCTTCACAGATAAGCTAGGGAAAGACGGCCCTAAGATGACGTCCTCAGCCAGCCAACCAGACCTGCTGGGTGGGTGGGACAGCTGGGCAGCTAAGACCACACCTGGCATCACCACCAGCACAAACAAACCCAGTTATACCAACACAGGTGGGTAGAGGAATATTACTTAGCAAATTGTATGAtgcttgtgttgtttgttttggtggtaTATCAGGTTTGTAAATGGCTTTACCAAATGTGAGTTTGACTCATTTTCTAACTGTAGTTGCAGCTTCTGGTGTGTCGTCCATGTCGAAGGCCAAGTCTCAGACTTTTGATCCTTTTGCAGACCTTGGATCTCTGGGTTCCAATTTACCAGgtgagtttttgtcttttacagtGTTGTATGTTGATTTTACAAGCAGTACGCcaacatgtggaaaaacatcAACTTGAATCTCTTAATTTCCCAAAGTAAGTCtgatatttattctttttcttgcaGGCTCTTCAAGTGGTAACTTTTCAGGGGCTTCATTCAGCACAAAGACGCCGTCTTCCTCCACCCCTTCCTCTGCGAAGCCTCAAGCCCAAGCCTGGCAGTCAGGAAGACCGGCCGCAGCGCAGACCAAACCGTGGATGTCTGGACCTGGATCAACACCTAAAGCATCTTCAGCATCTCAACCTGCAAGCACACAGCCCTCTAAACCCAACTACAACCTCAACTTCTCTAGTGTCATTGGTGGGAGGGAGGAAAGAGGGGTCCGTGGGCCTGGATTTGGTAAGAGAAGGCTGGATTTGAGGTGTTTCTGCTACAGAAATGCTTCTCGTTGATAAGTTTCAGATTTAGCCCTTAATCGGTGGTGTTGTTTTACCGTAGGCCCCAAACCAAAGGTGAAAGAGGATGATTTTGGGGAGCTTCTGTCCACTCAGGGTTTTGCTTCCAAGCCTGATAAAAAGGGACCAAGGACCATCGCTGAAATGAGGAAGCAAGAGATAGCGAAAGACATGGATCCTCTGAAGTTACAGGTAACAAGATGAATATAATGCATGTCCAACTCAAAAACACTATATTTTCTTAAGCTTATAATGTCTCTCAACTATTTATATTCCCTGAATTTGTTCACAAATTTTTAAGATTACAGTCAATCCCTACATGTGTGTAAAGTGACggcattatgtaaaattgtcttttttgagctttatatcatgttataatgtcgtaccctcatcaaaaacattcctggagttttgctttgattcttccatgttggtttgagaaatccttgattTCCTGTGGCAGCCATTCTGGGTTGCCTATACACTTGCTCTCACCAGGCGCCGCCTTCcacgcagctcctccagactagtggcagcttTTAGCAAACACTTTTGTATGAACTATTTCTGAGTCCAATGAACTGAAGAACTTTTGAAAACAGCTGAACGGAGAActgatgttgtgatgacataTTGAAGGCGGCGTGTCaaaaagcaggagcttcttaaagagacaaacgtcaaatttcttttatattgtttgatatatacagcatcttaataacaactgaaggtaacagttacttgactTTGTTAGGAAATGGCACTCTTTGCCTGgaaaatactgcccctttaagtggGGTCTTTATGGTTAAAGGTCAACAAAACATGGTGCATGGCTGTATAGAGAGACACTTTTTCAACatcttttacaaatgaaaatctgtaaatattgaGCGGTTTTTTACGTAGCTTTCCTGAGTCtataattttctgtcttttgcagTACATCTCTACAACCTTTACACATCTAAAAAATAATCGTTTTTCCATTCGTCTGTGCAAAGTAACTCTAATCCAGTCAGATTAGATGGACAGAGTCTGTGCAGCATGTCTTTAATCCTactgtttatttctttgttcaattaaagtgtggactttgacttgaCCATTCAATACAATAATAATGCGCAACTTACTTTTATCTGCTTAGAGACCAGATTTATGTAGTGCACATAACAGCTGTCGATCTCTGTTCCTCTTACAGAGTTCTTAGGAGTTATTACTCTTCTCGGATcagtgcttctttttttcccccagcttGTCCGTTTAGGCTGTGTGTTTATAcgcttcagttattttttttttgtaatgctcTTTGTTCTCTAGCAAACCTCTGAATTATTGacgttttcatttatttttcactttccaGATTTTGGAATGGATCGAAGGGAAGGAGCGAAACATCAGAGCGTTGCTTTCAACTCTCCATACAGTATTGTGGGAGGGGGAAACGCGCTGGAAGCCTGTGGGCATGGCTGACCTCGTGACCCCTGACCAGGTCAAGAAATTCTACAGGAAGGCAGTGTTGGTCGTCCATCCAGATAAGGTACAGCTTCAAAATCCTGCACATGTTGTAGTTTGGCGCTCAGATCTTCAGTCATTAACGCTGCCTCTGCCCACGCAGGCCACCGGTCAGCCGTACGAACAGTACGCCAAGATGATCTTCATGGAACTGAATGACGCCTGGTCAGAGTTTGAAAACCAGGGATCCAAAGCTCTTTTCTGAAACACCGGCCTAGACCACTACTAAACCAGACCAGACGTGTACtgggctggatttggcccaaCCAAACGAGGGTTTGACTGGGCCAGATTGGACAGGGCTGAGCCCACATTGGGCCATAAAGGGTGCCGAGCCTCTGAGAGGTGTCCTCTCTTCCCCTTCTTCCTTCTTTACCTTCTTGTTTCTACAGCTACAAGAAAAGACCTTCTTGCCTCACTGTAATGAAAATACTTCTAATTCTTGTTCTTACACAGAGGGTTTAATAAACATTGAGATGGTTTTTAAATGCACTGCCTACCTGTGTGACTGCCTGAGTGGTGCTGCAAACATTGGGAGGAGGGAATAACTGACAATTGGGCCAAAAACTAAAGATATCGTTTAATTTGGGGGATCGACACTGAGAAAATTCTGACCTATTTTGGTTATTGGTGGTACTAATTTTCCTTTGTGCTTTGCACGTTTGCAGCCAGTCTTGTAGTTTACTGGCAAATAAAAGTGATTATGGCTGTAAATTGTTAAGCATGGCAGCCGACTTGAAAGTTGGCAAAACCCCATGATGTTGAGACTTGCTTCTTCAAAAAATGGgaacatttccaaacagaaattGAAAGAGATAACCGAAAAAGACTATGAATTCCTTTGCTGCTCTGTTATGGGTCACAACTTGAATTTTCTCGAGCCTGAAAGTCAAGAGAATTTACCTGCTGAACACTACTTGTGCTGCTTTATACCTGTTATTGCTGCAGCAGatcaaagttaaaaagaataatgataataaaaaaaaagtgcagctCTCAAACTTGTTTTGGAGTTCCTGCGTTAATCCAGTCAGgcagtctgtttttttgtttttgtttttttttaagtgctctTTGACTTCCACCTTCTCAGTGTACACTGT
This region includes:
- the gak gene encoding cyclin-G-associated kinase translates to MSLFQSALDFLAGPGSSGGASRDQNDFVGQVVELGDMKLRIKRVIAEGGFAFVYEAQDMSGGKDYALKRLLSNDEEKNKEIIQEVCFMKKLSGHPNMVQFCSAASISKEESDTGQAEFLILTELCKGQLVDFIKRVEQRAPMSCDTVLKIFYQACRAVQHMHKQKPPVIHRDLKIENLLISNQGTIKLCDFGSATTVSHYPDYSWSAQKRSMVEDEITRNTTPAYRTPEMIDLYSNFPINEKQDIWALGCILYLLCFKQHPFEDGAKLQIVNGKYSIPQNDAKYTVFHDLIRSMLKVNPDERLSITELVNQLQEIAAARNVNPKSPVTELLEQNGGFGNNGAQPPMQIQSVHNNAGVYDPDQAGSGFLDILRGGTERFLTNIKDTSSKVIQSVASYAKGDLDISYITSRIAVMSFPAEGVESAIKNNIEDVRLFLDSRHAGHYAVYNLSRRSYRPSRFHNRVSECNWQVRRAPNLRSLYSVCKNMHVWLKQDQRNICIVHCLDGRAASAVAVCSFLCFCRLFTTAEAAVYMFSMRRCPPGISPSHKRYIEYMCDMMAEEPIIPHSKPVVIHSIVMTPVPLFNKQRNGCRPFCEVYVGDERVLTTSQEYDRMKDFKMEDGRAEIPLNVTVQGDVLVVIYHARSTLGGRLQAKMASMKMFQIQFHTGFIPRNATTVKFAKYDLDACDIQEKYPDLFQVNLDIEVEPRDRPSNKSPPWDSFQTKGLNPKILFSSRDEQQEILSKFGKPELPRQPGSSAFYESESPPPAETPDGANVTDSEASVSNDANSSNFFQTLDWEDIQSPHDATDSIGGESMNDQEDLSDQSEGESYSAPSGEALSRDLSEQLFDADFQTPPPAPENSARSDTADLLGLNSDTELPASSAVSSGASNQGGLKAASSNSDLLNDLFAPPTGQTGAVQEDLFFSEPTSGATPDSKPMGNLFDPFGMGSGSGVGSSVGSSRQASGPDLFGDLLGSDSSATSGFSSAHSTTTPASNNSLFNLNKLGKDGPKMTSSASQPDLLGGWDSWAAKTTPGITTSTNKPSYTNTVAASGVSSMSKAKSQTFDPFADLGSLGSNLPGSSSGNFSGASFSTKTPSSSTPSSAKPQAQAWQSGRPAAAQTKPWMSGPGSTPKASSASQPASTQPSKPNYNLNFSSVIGGREERGVRGPGFGPKPKVKEDDFGELLSTQGFASKPDKKGPRTIAEMRKQEIAKDMDPLKLQILEWIEGKERNIRALLSTLHTVLWEGETRWKPVGMADLVTPDQVKKFYRKAVLVVHPDKATGQPYEQYAKMIFMELNDAWSEFENQGSKALF